In Phenylobacterium zucineum HLK1, one DNA window encodes the following:
- a CDS encoding MFS transporter produces MQARGDVFTTDIPARLDRLPFSRFHWLVVFALGITWILDGLEVTLVGALAPAIAGPDGLGLTAQQIGWTASAYIVGAVLGALVFGRLTDAFGRRRLFTITVVVYMLATIASGFAWDFWSFMFFRFLTGAGIGGEYGAINSAIDELIPARRRGQTALAINGSFWVGAALGAVGSLVVLDPEVVDPAWGWRLAFIIGGLLALIVVFVRRYIPESPRWLLTHGRPEEAEAIVREIEARVERRTALPPMIRPLPRLRFVRRTRTDWREIWLTLVRHHPRRTVLGFVLMATQAFCYNAIFFTYALILTRFYGVQPQAVGWFMLPFALGNFLGPLLLGRLFDTIGRRTMISATYALAGALLCLTGWGFAEGMLTAEAQTAAWMVIFFFASAGASAAYLTVGELFPLETRAITIAIFYAVGTLLGGAAGPALFGALIDTGERGQILIGYLLGGGLMLLASVVALALGVRAERKGLEEIAPPLSLAPEDVPRDVP; encoded by the coding sequence ATGCAAGCGAGGGGCGACGTCTTCACCACGGACATTCCGGCCAGGCTCGACCGCCTGCCGTTCAGCCGTTTCCACTGGCTGGTGGTGTTCGCCCTGGGGATCACCTGGATCCTCGACGGGCTGGAGGTCACCCTCGTGGGGGCGCTGGCCCCCGCCATCGCCGGCCCTGACGGCCTGGGGCTGACCGCCCAGCAGATCGGCTGGACCGCCAGCGCCTACATCGTCGGCGCTGTGCTGGGGGCGCTGGTCTTCGGACGGCTCACCGACGCCTTCGGCCGGCGGCGGCTCTTCACCATCACCGTCGTGGTCTACATGCTGGCCACCATCGCCAGCGGCTTCGCCTGGGACTTCTGGTCGTTCATGTTCTTCCGGTTCCTGACCGGGGCCGGGATCGGCGGGGAGTACGGCGCCATCAACTCGGCCATCGACGAGCTGATTCCCGCCCGCCGGCGCGGCCAGACGGCCCTGGCCATCAACGGCAGCTTCTGGGTGGGCGCGGCCCTGGGCGCCGTCGGCTCGCTCGTGGTGCTGGATCCCGAGGTGGTCGATCCCGCCTGGGGCTGGCGTCTGGCGTTCATCATCGGCGGCCTGCTGGCCCTGATCGTCGTCTTCGTCCGCCGCTACATCCCCGAGAGCCCCCGCTGGCTCCTCACCCACGGCCGGCCCGAGGAGGCCGAGGCGATCGTGCGCGAGATCGAGGCGCGGGTGGAGCGGCGCACGGCCCTGCCGCCGATGATCCGTCCGCTGCCCCGGCTGCGCTTCGTGCGGCGCACCCGCACCGACTGGCGCGAGATCTGGCTCACGCTGGTCCGCCACCACCCGCGGCGCACCGTGCTGGGCTTCGTGCTGATGGCCACCCAGGCCTTCTGCTACAACGCGATCTTCTTCACCTACGCCCTGATCCTGACCCGCTTCTACGGCGTCCAGCCGCAGGCCGTGGGCTGGTTCATGCTGCCGTTCGCCCTCGGCAATTTCCTGGGGCCGCTGCTGCTGGGCCGCCTGTTCGACACCATCGGCCGGCGGACCATGATCTCGGCCACCTACGCCCTGGCCGGCGCGCTGCTGTGCCTCACCGGCTGGGGATTCGCCGAGGGGATGCTGACGGCCGAGGCGCAGACGGCGGCCTGGATGGTGATCTTCTTCTTCGCCTCGGCGGGGGCCAGCGCGGCCTACCTGACCGTCGGCGAGCTGTTCCCGCTGGAGACCCGGGCCATCACCATCGCGATCTTCTACGCGGTGGGCACCCTGCTGGGCGGCGCCGCCGGGCCTGCGCTGTTCGGCGCGCTGATCGACACGGGCGAGCGCGGCCAGATCCTCATCGGCTACCTCTTGGGCGGGGGGCTGATGCTGCTGGCCTCGGTCGTCGCCCTGGCCCTGGGCGTGCGCGCCGAGCGCAAGGGCCTGGAGGAGATCGCCCCGCCGCTCTCGCTCGCCCCCGAGGACGTTCCCCGGGACGTCCCCTAG
- a CDS encoding sulfurtransferase TusA family protein — protein MASDEILVDARGHRCPVPTLRLRRALEGAPPGGRVRLLADDPLARIDVPHFAAQAGAQVLEQSEADGGFSFLVAKA, from the coding sequence ATGGCTTCCGACGAGATCCTGGTCGATGCGCGCGGTCACCGCTGCCCGGTGCCGACGCTGAGGCTGCGGCGGGCCCTGGAGGGGGCGCCGCCCGGCGGCCGCGTGCGGCTGCTGGCCGACGATCCGCTGGCCCGCATCGACGTTCCGCACTTCGCCGCCCAGGCTGGCGCGCAGGTGCTGGAGCAGTCCGAGGCGGACGGCGGCTTCAGCTTCCTGGTGGCGAAGGCCTGA
- a CDS encoding YihY/virulence factor BrkB family protein, with protein sequence MTTLRPMNGLARRLQSIDWDPAHWARTALTITGRALTRLWGRDVMLYTGGVSFFVMLAIFPALAILMGAYSLFFDPAQAARQAEHVARIMPDAARLIFQKEMLRLSQVSHEAISLQSGVALVIGGYAAHRGFKALLAGLSFIHDEDKPRGFVGFNLLALWVLIAVFAGLGALSAVFFVFRILGETFDLRPLRGALWLYSEWTWASAGMTAGMTFIYRWAMSSDPVDWRASTLGGAAAAGLCIFASWALGFYVEQIAQLGATYGSVATVVIFLIWLSWNVNAVFFGGALATEVELALHTRRGPVRPSPPGS encoded by the coding sequence TTGACCACCCTGCGCCCGATGAACGGCCTGGCCCGACGCCTGCAATCCATCGACTGGGATCCCGCCCACTGGGCCCGCACCGCGCTCACGATCACGGGCCGCGCGCTGACCCGGCTGTGGGGCCGCGACGTGATGCTCTACACGGGCGGCGTCAGCTTCTTCGTCATGCTCGCCATCTTCCCGGCGCTGGCGATCCTGATGGGCGCGTACAGCCTCTTCTTCGATCCCGCCCAGGCGGCGCGGCAGGCCGAGCACGTGGCGCGGATCATGCCCGACGCCGCCCGGCTGATCTTCCAGAAGGAGATGCTGCGCCTGAGCCAGGTCTCGCACGAGGCGATCTCTCTGCAGAGCGGCGTCGCCCTCGTCATCGGCGGCTACGCGGCGCACAGGGGCTTCAAGGCCCTTCTGGCCGGCCTGTCCTTCATCCACGACGAGGACAAGCCGCGCGGCTTCGTGGGCTTCAACCTACTGGCCCTGTGGGTGCTGATCGCGGTGTTCGCCGGGCTCGGCGCGCTGTCGGCGGTGTTCTTCGTCTTTCGGATTCTGGGCGAGACCTTCGACCTGCGGCCCCTGCGCGGGGCGCTCTGGCTCTACAGCGAGTGGACCTGGGCCAGCGCCGGCATGACCGCCGGCATGACCTTCATCTACCGCTGGGCGATGTCGAGCGATCCGGTGGACTGGCGCGCCTCGACTTTGGGCGGGGCGGCGGCCGCGGGCCTGTGCATCTTCGCGTCCTGGGCGCTGGGCTTCTACGTCGAGCAGATCGCCCAGCTCGGCGCGACCTACGGCTCGGTCGCCACGGTGGTGATCTTCCTGATCTGGCTGTCCTGGAACGTGAACGCGGTGTTCTTCGGCGGCGCGCTCGCCACCGAGGTGGAGCTGGCGCTGCACACGCGGCGCGGGCCGGTCAGGCCTTCGCCACCAGGAAGCTGA
- a CDS encoding CaiB/BaiF CoA transferase family protein produces MRQGPLTGLKIVEFAGIGPGPFCGMLLSDLGADVIRIDRKGGRGGAPSDITARGRRSVALDLKSPAAVEACLKLMETADAVFEGFRPGVMERLGLGPDVALKRNPKLVYGRMTGWGQTGPYAHAAGHDMNYIAITGALHAIGTKDKPVPPLNLVGDFGGGALYLAFGLLAGVIQARETGKGQVVDCAMSDGAASLMAMFYGFKASGMWTEERRANLLDGGAHFYDTYQCSDGKWVSIGSIEPQFYALLLEKTGITDPDFQRQMDKAAWPMLREKLAAVIATRTRDEWCALMEATDVCFAPVLDLDEAPKHAHNAARQTFVEVAGVTQPAPAPRFSATPGAIQSPPPQVGAHTREALSEWGFTDAEIEALGS; encoded by the coding sequence ATGCGTCAGGGACCGCTCACCGGCCTGAAGATCGTCGAGTTCGCCGGCATCGGGCCGGGCCCCTTCTGCGGCATGCTGCTGTCGGACCTGGGCGCCGACGTCATCCGCATCGACCGCAAGGGCGGGCGAGGGGGCGCGCCGTCGGACATCACCGCCCGCGGCCGCCGATCGGTGGCGCTGGACCTGAAGTCGCCCGCCGCCGTCGAGGCCTGCCTGAAGCTCATGGAGACGGCCGACGCGGTGTTCGAGGGCTTCCGTCCCGGGGTCATGGAGCGCCTGGGCCTCGGCCCCGACGTGGCGCTGAAGCGCAATCCGAAGCTGGTCTACGGCCGCATGACCGGCTGGGGCCAGACCGGCCCCTACGCCCACGCCGCCGGCCACGACATGAACTACATCGCCATCACCGGCGCGCTGCACGCCATCGGCACGAAGGACAAGCCCGTCCCGCCGCTGAACCTGGTCGGCGACTTCGGGGGCGGGGCCCTGTACCTGGCCTTCGGCCTGCTGGCCGGGGTCATCCAGGCCCGCGAGACCGGCAAGGGCCAGGTCGTCGACTGCGCCATGAGCGACGGGGCCGCCTCGCTGATGGCCATGTTCTACGGCTTCAAGGCCTCGGGCATGTGGACCGAGGAGCGGCGCGCCAACCTGCTCGACGGCGGCGCGCACTTCTACGACACCTACCAGTGCTCGGACGGCAAGTGGGTGTCGATCGGCTCGATCGAGCCGCAGTTCTACGCCCTGCTGCTCGAGAAGACCGGCATCACCGACCCCGACTTCCAGCGCCAGATGGACAAGGCCGCCTGGCCGATGCTACGCGAGAAGCTGGCCGCCGTGATCGCCACCAGGACCCGCGACGAATGGTGCGCCCTGATGGAGGCCACCGACGTCTGCTTCGCCCCGGTCCTCGACCTGGACGAGGCGCCGAAGCACGCCCACAACGCCGCCCGCCAGACCTTCGTCGAGGTCGCCGGCGTCACCCAGCCGGCGCCCGCGCCCCGCTTCTCGGCCACGCCCGGCGCGATCCAGAGCCCGCCGCCGCAGGTGGGCGCGCACACCCGGGAGGCGCTCTCCGAGTGGGGCTTCACCGACGCCGAGATCGAGGCGCTGGGAAGCTGA
- a CDS encoding SDR family NAD(P)-dependent oxidoreductase — MGAQLAGKVAVITGASGGLGEHFARLLAREGAAVAVTARRIEKIEALAAELSSGGARALALPLDVADADAIGPAFERIERELGPIDVLVNNAGVGGEGLALELSVEAFDNTFAVNVRGTYFAAVEAARRMIARGAEGRIVNIASIASHTVLPGLSAYCASKAAVGMLTKSLAREWARRGVAVNALCPGYIETDINAAWWPTEGGQKQLRGFPRRRLMQASDLDAAFLMLAGPAAGAITGSLITVDDGQSLPGGG; from the coding sequence ATGGGCGCACAGCTGGCCGGCAAGGTCGCGGTGATCACGGGGGCGAGCGGGGGCCTGGGGGAGCATTTCGCCCGCCTGCTGGCCCGCGAGGGCGCGGCGGTGGCGGTCACCGCGCGCCGCATCGAGAAGATCGAGGCCCTGGCCGCCGAGCTGTCCTCCGGCGGCGCCCGCGCGCTGGCCCTGCCGCTGGACGTCGCCGACGCCGACGCCATCGGCCCCGCCTTTGAGCGCATCGAACGCGAGCTCGGCCCCATCGACGTGCTTGTGAACAACGCCGGCGTCGGCGGCGAGGGGCTGGCCCTGGAGCTGTCGGTGGAGGCCTTCGACAACACCTTCGCCGTGAACGTGCGCGGGACGTACTTCGCCGCGGTCGAGGCCGCGCGGCGGATGATCGCCCGCGGCGCCGAAGGCCGGATCGTCAACATCGCCTCGATCGCCAGCCACACGGTCCTGCCGGGGCTGTCCGCCTACTGCGCCTCCAAGGCCGCCGTCGGCATGCTGACCAAGAGCCTGGCCCGGGAATGGGCGCGGCGCGGCGTCGCCGTCAACGCCCTGTGCCCCGGCTATATCGAGACCGACATCAACGCCGCCTGGTGGCCGACCGAGGGCGGCCAGAAGCAGCTGCGGGGCTTCCCGCGCCGCCGCCTGATGCAGGCGTCGGACCTCGACGCCGCCTTCCTGATGCTGGCCGGCCCGGCCGCGGGGGCGATCACTGGCAGCCTCATCACCGTCGACGACGGACAGTCGCTGCCCGGCGGCGGCTGA
- a CDS encoding diguanylate cyclase domain-containing protein — protein sequence MAAGVQARVLIAARDDSVAGPLAEGLDRLGWRTVTARRAASAEAALSDLQIEAAIVDLQSFGDEAPELAARLKAACAPRRMPVVAIGTPDPFLKDRGFDLTMAAPLHPAQAAMRLETLVRTAVSEEEFELRLATFAERGHALDMPAEDLTPYRVLAIGEPAPQFLALSNALARNGAEVVGAFTAFTAFDYLHERPFDAVVLWAGDNPQEAMSIAGGMRRNTRLYHTPALLYLRADASVTTSEAYHRGISDVASPETPESETARRVVELARTYRRQKSVREALEQARHSGLMDAATGLFTRDLFAAHLGRLARAAQARNRPLSVCVLKVAEKPELRAPRAGGWVARAVPQIGSMIGRLVRVEDTAARLGPEVFALALPATPLHAARATGERIAAVIGCTAFDAGDGAQPFVVDFDMGAAEVPSPEAVGRALEEAAAAAAGRKAS from the coding sequence ATGGCGGCAGGCGTACAGGCCCGGGTGTTGATCGCAGCCCGCGACGATTCCGTGGCCGGACCCCTGGCCGAGGGACTGGACCGCCTGGGCTGGCGGACCGTGACCGCGCGCCGGGCGGCGAGCGCCGAGGCGGCCCTCTCGGACCTGCAGATCGAGGCCGCCATCGTGGACCTGCAGAGCTTCGGCGACGAGGCGCCCGAGCTGGCCGCGCGGCTTAAGGCCGCCTGCGCGCCGCGGCGGATGCCGGTGGTGGCGATCGGGACTCCCGACCCGTTCCTGAAGGACCGCGGCTTCGACCTGACCATGGCCGCCCCGCTGCACCCGGCTCAGGCCGCCATGCGGCTGGAAACCCTTGTCCGTACAGCGGTTTCCGAGGAAGAGTTCGAGTTGCGGCTGGCGACCTTCGCCGAGCGCGGCCACGCGCTGGACATGCCGGCCGAGGACCTCACCCCGTACCGCGTGCTGGCCATCGGGGAGCCCGCGCCGCAGTTCCTGGCCCTGTCCAACGCCCTGGCCCGCAACGGCGCCGAGGTGGTGGGCGCGTTCACCGCCTTCACCGCCTTCGACTACCTGCACGAGCGGCCGTTCGACGCGGTCGTTCTGTGGGCCGGGGACAACCCGCAGGAGGCGATGTCGATCGCCGGCGGGATGCGGCGCAACACCCGCCTCTACCACACGCCCGCCCTGCTCTACCTGCGCGCCGACGCCTCGGTGACGACGTCGGAGGCCTATCACCGCGGAATCTCGGACGTGGCCTCGCCCGAGACGCCCGAGAGCGAGACGGCGCGCCGGGTCGTGGAGCTGGCGCGGACCTACCGCCGGCAGAAGTCGGTGCGCGAGGCGCTTGAGCAGGCCCGCCACTCGGGCCTGATGGACGCCGCCACCGGCCTCTTCACCCGGGACCTGTTCGCCGCCCACCTCGGCCGGCTGGCCCGCGCCGCCCAGGCGCGCAACCGGCCGCTGAGCGTGTGCGTCCTGAAGGTGGCCGAGAAGCCCGAGCTGCGCGCCCCGCGCGCCGGCGGCTGGGTGGCCCGGGCCGTGCCGCAGATCGGCTCGATGATCGGCCGCCTCGTGCGGGTGGAGGACACCGCCGCGCGCCTGGGTCCGGAGGTCTTCGCCCTCGCCCTCCCCGCCACGCCGCTGCACGCGGCGCGGGCCACCGGCGAGCGGATCGCCGCGGTGATCGGCTGCACGGCGTTCGACGCCGGCGACGGCGCCCAGCCGTTCGTGGTCGACTTCGACATGGGCGCGGCGGAAGTCCCCTCGCCCGAGGCCGTGGGTCGCGCGCTCGAGGAGGCCGCCGCCGCGGCGGCCGGCCGCAAGGCGAGCTAG
- the mfd gene encoding transcription-repair coupling factor, whose protein sequence is MRRVADDPGRLDLVGAPEGFDALVMADVVKARKGLSVFVARDGARLSAFADAFRFFAQNVEVLTLPAWDCLPYDRIGPSPGVAAQRMATLSRLAEGLDEKKPALLVTSVPSLLQRVPPVKAVKRASYSAKVGNSVEIADLERYFAVNGYARASTVSDRGEFAIRGGVIDVFPPTAEEPVRLDLFGDTLESIRAFDPETQRSTKQLKEVSLLPVSEALLDADAISRFRTGYLEAFGAPGDDPLYAAISEGGRRAGMEHYLPLFYGEMATLFDYLPKDALVGLDHLSRDARDERLEMIADAYESRAATERKVQYHPLEPERLYLDKDEWSERLAKRATRRFSAFQEAEGEAVLDMGARQGRDFGPERKLDSVNLFEATADHAKKLSSDGKRVLFASWSEGSSDRLGHMLADHGLKTLPFAPYWDAAKAADPKTPQRVVLPLDHGFETDSLAVISETDILGDRLARPRKRRRAANFLAEASALTPGDLVVHIDHGIGRYDGLKTLDVQGAPHDTLELQYGGEAKLYLPVENIDLLTRYGADAENVQLDRLGGAAWQARKARAKERLREMADGLIRIAAERATKATDAVEPPQGVFDEFCARFPYEETEDQLMAIGDVLEDLAGGKPMDRLVCGDVGFGKTEVALRAAFVVAMSGQQVAVVAPTTLLARQHYKTFTERFEGWPVKVRRLSRLVTAKEAAETREGLAKGEVEIVVGTHAILSKQVSFKNLGLVIVDEEQHFGVKHKEKLKELRADVHLLTLTATPIPRTLQMSLSGIREMSIIATPPVDRLAVRTYITPWDPVVIREALLREKYRGGQAYFVAPRINDLPELERFLREQVPEVKFVVGHGQMAPTQLEEVMSAFYDGQYDVLLSTTIVESGLDIPTANTLIIHRADMFGLAQLYQLRGRVGRSKSRAYAYLTTPAEKQITLSAEKRLKVLQSLDNLGAGFQLASHDLDIRGGGNLLGEEQSGHIREIGVELYQQMLEDAVNELKERAGAEGVPDRGWSPQINTGAAVLLPEDYIPDLNVRLAIYRRISDAERVDDREALAAELIDRFGPLPPEADQLLKVVAIKGLCRQANVAKIDVGPKGAVVTFRNDDFPNPMGLVQFVAKNQVAWKVRPDHKVVVKGEWETPVQRLNAAEKVLAELAKLAA, encoded by the coding sequence GGCTTCGACGCCCTCGTCATGGCCGACGTGGTCAAGGCGCGCAAAGGCCTGTCGGTGTTCGTCGCCCGCGACGGGGCGAGGCTTTCGGCCTTCGCCGACGCCTTCCGCTTCTTCGCCCAGAACGTCGAGGTCCTGACGCTCCCCGCCTGGGACTGCCTGCCGTACGACCGGATCGGCCCGTCGCCGGGCGTCGCGGCCCAGCGGATGGCCACGCTGTCGCGCCTGGCCGAGGGCCTGGACGAGAAGAAGCCGGCGCTGCTGGTCACCTCGGTCCCCTCGCTGCTCCAGCGCGTGCCGCCGGTGAAGGCGGTGAAGCGGGCCAGCTATTCGGCGAAGGTCGGCAACTCGGTCGAGATCGCCGACCTCGAGCGCTACTTCGCGGTGAATGGCTACGCCCGGGCCTCCACCGTCTCGGACCGCGGCGAGTTCGCCATCCGCGGCGGGGTGATCGACGTCTTCCCGCCCACGGCCGAGGAGCCGGTGCGCCTCGACCTGTTCGGCGACACCCTCGAGAGCATCCGCGCCTTCGATCCCGAGACCCAGCGCTCGACGAAGCAGCTCAAGGAGGTCTCCCTCCTGCCGGTCAGCGAGGCCCTGCTGGACGCCGACGCCATCAGCCGGTTCCGCACCGGCTATCTGGAGGCCTTCGGGGCGCCCGGCGACGATCCGCTCTACGCCGCCATCTCCGAGGGCGGCCGGCGGGCCGGCATGGAGCACTACCTGCCGCTGTTCTACGGCGAGATGGCGACCCTGTTCGACTACCTGCCGAAGGACGCGCTGGTCGGCCTCGACCATCTCTCGCGCGACGCCCGCGACGAGCGGCTGGAGATGATCGCCGACGCCTACGAGAGCCGGGCGGCGACCGAGCGCAAGGTCCAGTACCACCCGCTGGAGCCCGAGCGCCTCTACCTCGACAAGGACGAGTGGTCCGAGCGGCTGGCGAAGCGGGCCACCCGCCGGTTCTCCGCCTTCCAGGAGGCCGAGGGCGAGGCGGTGCTCGACATGGGCGCGCGCCAGGGCCGCGACTTCGGTCCCGAGCGCAAGCTGGACAGCGTCAACCTCTTCGAGGCCACCGCCGACCACGCCAAGAAGTTGTCGTCGGACGGCAAGCGGGTGCTGTTCGCCTCGTGGTCCGAGGGCTCCTCCGACCGCCTCGGCCACATGCTGGCCGACCACGGGCTCAAGACCCTGCCGTTCGCCCCGTACTGGGACGCGGCCAAGGCGGCCGATCCGAAGACCCCGCAGCGGGTCGTCCTGCCCCTCGACCACGGCTTCGAGACCGACAGCCTGGCGGTCATCTCCGAGACCGACATCCTGGGCGATCGCCTGGCCCGGCCGCGCAAGCGCCGCCGCGCGGCCAACTTCCTGGCCGAAGCCTCGGCCCTGACGCCGGGCGACCTCGTGGTCCACATCGACCACGGCATCGGCCGCTACGACGGGCTGAAAACCCTGGACGTCCAGGGCGCGCCGCACGACACGCTCGAGCTGCAGTACGGCGGCGAGGCGAAGCTCTACCTGCCCGTCGAGAACATCGACCTTCTGACCCGCTACGGCGCCGACGCCGAGAACGTGCAGCTGGACCGCCTCGGCGGCGCCGCCTGGCAGGCCCGCAAGGCCCGCGCCAAGGAGCGGCTGCGCGAGATGGCCGACGGCCTCATCCGCATCGCCGCCGAGCGCGCCACCAAGGCCACCGACGCCGTCGAGCCGCCGCAGGGCGTGTTCGACGAGTTCTGCGCCCGGTTCCCCTACGAGGAGACCGAGGACCAGCTCATGGCCATCGGCGACGTGCTGGAAGACCTGGCGGGCGGCAAGCCGATGGACCGGCTGGTCTGCGGCGACGTCGGCTTCGGCAAGACCGAGGTCGCGCTGCGCGCCGCCTTCGTGGTCGCCATGAGCGGCCAGCAGGTGGCCGTGGTCGCGCCGACGACCCTCCTGGCGCGCCAGCACTACAAGACCTTCACCGAGCGGTTCGAGGGCTGGCCGGTGAAGGTGCGCCGCCTCTCACGGCTGGTGACGGCCAAGGAGGCTGCCGAGACCCGCGAGGGCCTGGCCAAGGGCGAGGTCGAGATCGTCGTCGGCACCCACGCCATCCTGTCGAAGCAGGTCTCGTTCAAGAACCTGGGCCTCGTCATCGTCGACGAGGAGCAGCACTTCGGGGTCAAGCACAAGGAGAAGCTCAAGGAGCTCCGCGCCGACGTGCACCTGCTGACCCTGACGGCGACGCCCATCCCGCGCACCCTGCAGATGTCGCTGTCGGGCATCCGCGAGATGTCGATCATCGCCACCCCGCCGGTCGACCGGCTGGCGGTGCGGACCTACATCACGCCCTGGGATCCGGTGGTCATCCGCGAGGCGCTGCTGCGCGAGAAGTACCGCGGCGGCCAGGCCTATTTCGTCGCCCCGCGGATCAACGACCTGCCCGAGCTGGAGCGTTTCCTGCGCGAGCAGGTCCCCGAGGTGAAGTTCGTGGTCGGCCACGGCCAGATGGCTCCGACCCAGCTCGAGGAGGTGATGAGCGCCTTCTACGACGGCCAGTACGACGTGCTGCTGTCGACCACGATCGTGGAGAGCGGCCTCGACATCCCGACCGCCAACACCCTCATCATCCACCGGGCCGACATGTTCGGCCTGGCTCAGCTCTACCAGCTGCGGGGCCGGGTCGGCCGCTCCAAGAGCCGCGCCTACGCCTATCTGACCACCCCGGCCGAGAAGCAGATCACCCTGTCGGCCGAGAAGCGCCTGAAGGTGCTGCAGTCGCTGGACAACCTGGGCGCCGGCTTCCAGCTCGCCAGCCACGACCTCGACATCCGCGGCGGCGGCAACCTGCTGGGCGAGGAGCAGTCCGGCCACATCCGCGAGATCGGGGTCGAGCTCTACCAGCAGATGCTCGAGGACGCCGTCAACGAGCTGAAGGAGCGGGCCGGCGCCGAGGGCGTCCCTGACCGGGGCTGGTCGCCGCAGATCAACACTGGCGCGGCCGTGCTGCTGCCCGAGGACTACATCCCCGACCTGAACGTGCGCCTCGCCATCTACCGGCGCATCTCGGACGCCGAGCGGGTGGACGACCGCGAGGCCCTGGCCGCCGAGCTGATCGACCGCTTCGGGCCGCTGCCGCCCGAGGCCGACCAGCTGCTGAAGGTGGTGGCCATCAAGGGCCTCTGCCGCCAGGCGAACGTGGCGAAGATCGACGTGGGCCCCAAGGGCGCCGTCGTCACCTTCCGCAACGACGACTTCCCGAACCCGATGGGCCTCGTCCAGTTCGTGGCCAAGAACCAGGTCGCCTGGAAGGTCCGTCCCGACCACAAGGTGGTGGTCAAGGGCGAGTGGGAGACGCCGGTCCAGCGCCTCAACGCGGCCGAGAAGGTCCTGGCCGAGCTGGCGAAGCTGGCGGCCTAG